From Endozoicomonas sp. 8E, the proteins below share one genomic window:
- a CDS encoding RING finger domain-containing protein, whose translation MLFFRFFIAFVFPLMAMVAPLCYSSTIIDRYNPGGHKVRIEINDGKDPQFMSQWQANLLLPEGFDEQNGILCFKAPVVSADSNSIAILVTNDQSNYCYQLMILTTKEQTPDFRHLSQHASKNGTLVRLKSTTAGRPELISVTTDQLQNDKPRNAPLTLLTYSDNMTGSGLETGQLRNSTLTLKAGKLAGIADFPGGGNGGFFYLPPRPPWGGGGGRPSGLFEIDLVILKPVINWLMSIGKDSVSFEEQPSPARLKMIRVNADGSSSEAAMPVSWLDFLTVEQLTDVDFWNTLLQHAATSCPASESLMRQLGCFKLLLERTALKTHHGAGLKAANGGGQPSGSAPNSGSEDESNSHQKDKTEAPEDQENNSPGEGNDGSGDGNNRKNDNGEESEKNAATQNLQVLANQLVAIIKSDDPDAVFKLRQILNKLNMPQRFQVLETRSTNTSGNAVSPLQAILELQRSFYENSSRNRFIEQLIETTSDETRTLNDPDILASLQPMARPLPEAGNNNLMILYKIVLDIIHRVNQSDQQPPIGQFEKHCFMEYFVQLFLFYSNPLELIGNLLGQISDLAVTHEIIVAAQSLTSTSSLLNTFIQFHQHPSFHELQHFLNERLRYSQQGARPKRPALAHQSNTLRQKRLKTERSYGDDDMTIIAFCDDALKVDKVEPTQITHNKCSVCCERFLRTAGLVKTPCNHIFHVLCLNPWLQKRLPDLAIKTCPVCRSELKNLKEKLNGLNRLLNKYGNCHSLDSADRAVKEWNTTKTSHEALYHFVQLCRLNSQAIDDPRYVNILSKIIYPVIEAKIPHDSEINSASFSPDSRRVVTAGDDCTAKIYGHKADGSWEEEAIIRHNGPVKSASFSHDSCRVVTASEDHRAKILGQKDDGSWTEELTVQHIGKVNSASFSTDSHHMVTASEDGTAIIFGQKDDRPWETEVTISHNGPIQSANFSPDGSHVVTFGKDNLVKIIGRSANGAWQEKAIIAHDYTVNSATFSTDSRRMVTASGDGTAIICGQQDDGSWERELTISHIDSDGPIQSAEFSPDGRHVMTVGRDGLVKIYGRQDNGLWLKKAIIAHKYRINSATFSADGCHLVTASSDNTAKIYGEKTDAAWEEEITICHNHSVLSATFSPDSRHVVTASRGGTAKIHSHNNNGSWEEKTTILHEGWVRSATFSANNRFAVTASIDRKAKIYSLKDDASWQKEITICNHGAVFLANFSADSRFLVTTSCISDIGRYRETAVITELWKDE comes from the coding sequence CAACTACTGTTATCAACTGATGATACTGACGACAAAAGAACAAACACCCGACTTCCGACATCTCTCTCAACATGCGTCTAAAAATGGCACACTCGTTCGCTTGAAATCCACGACGGCAGGCAGACCAGAGCTTATTTCTGTCACCACCGATCAACTTCAAAACGATAAGCCCCGTAATGCCCCATTAACTCTTCTGACCTATTCCGACAACATGACCGGCAGTGGGCTGGAAACCGGCCAACTCCGGAATAGCACACTGACATTAAAGGCTGGAAAGCTCGCTGGCATCGCCGATTTTCCCGGTGGCGGCAACGGTGGCTTCTTCTATTTGCCACCACGTCCACCCTGGGGAGGTGGCGGGGGGAGACCATCGGGATTATTTGAAATAGATCTGGTTATCCTGAAACCCGTCATCAACTGGCTGATGTCCATTGGTAAAGATTCTGTTTCGTTTGAGGAGCAACCCTCACCGGCGCGTCTGAAAATGATACGGGTTAATGCCGATGGCTCTTCCAGCGAAGCTGCTATGCCTGTTAGCTGGCTTGACTTCCTCACTGTTGAACAACTGACCGATGTTGATTTCTGGAACACCCTCCTCCAACACGCCGCCACTTCCTGCCCCGCCAGCGAAAGTCTTATGAGGCAGCTTGGCTGTTTCAAACTATTGCTTGAGCGAACGGCCTTGAAGACACATCATGGCGCTGGCCTGAAGGCAGCTAATGGAGGTGGACAACCCTCTGGTAGCGCACCAAATTCAGGATCAGAGGACGAAAGTAACAGCCATCAAAAGGACAAAACAGAAGCACCTGAAGATCAGGAGAACAACTCACCGGGAGAAGGCAATGATGGCAGCGGGGATGGCAATAACAGAAAAAACGACAATGGAGAGGAGAGTGAAAAAAATGCTGCGACTCAAAACCTTCAGGTACTTGCCAACCAGCTTGTAGCCATCATTAAAAGTGACGATCCCGATGCTGTTTTTAAGCTGAGGCAAATACTAAATAAGCTCAACATGCCACAGCGTTTCCAGGTTTTGGAAACAAGAAGCACAAACACCAGTGGTAATGCTGTCAGTCCTCTTCAGGCGATACTGGAACTGCAGCGTTCTTTCTATGAGAATTCATCGCGCAACCGCTTTATCGAGCAGCTGATAGAAACCACGAGCGATGAAACACGGACTTTGAATGACCCTGACATTCTGGCTTCACTGCAACCGATGGCCCGGCCACTGCCCGAAGCTGGCAACAACAACCTGATGATTTTGTACAAGATTGTTCTGGACATAATCCATAGAGTCAATCAATCTGACCAGCAGCCACCTATAGGGCAATTTGAAAAGCATTGTTTTATGGAGTACTTCGTTCAATTGTTCCTGTTCTATTCAAACCCACTTGAACTTATTGGTAATCTGTTAGGGCAAATATCAGATTTAGCGGTAACGCATGAGATTATAGTTGCTGCACAATCATTGACATCTACCAGTTCACTTTTAAATACCTTTATACAATTTCACCAACACCCATCGTTTCATGAATTACAACATTTCTTAAATGAACGGTTAAGATACTCACAGCAGGGAGCAAGGCCAAAACGGCCCGCCCTTGCTCATCAGTCAAATACGCTGCGCCAAAAACGATTAAAGACTGAACGATCTTATGGGGATGATGACATGACTATCATTGCTTTTTGCGATGATGCATTAAAAGTGGATAAGGTGGAACCTACACAAATTACCCATAATAAGTGCTCAGTATGTTGTGAGCGCTTTTTACGCACAGCAGGATTAGTGAAAACACCCTGTAATCACATTTTTCACGTATTGTGCTTAAATCCGTGGCTCCAAAAAAGGCTACCTGATCTTGCAATTAAAACTTGTCCTGTATGCCGATCAGAATTAAAAAACTTAAAAGAAAAACTTAACGGCCTTAACAGGCTATTGAATAAATACGGCAATTGTCATTCGTTAGACAGTGCAGATAGAGCCGTTAAGGAATGGAATACAACAAAAACAAGTCATGAAGCCTTATACCATTTTGTTCAACTATGCAGGCTCAACAGTCAGGCCATAGATGACCCACGGTATGTCAATATCTTGAGTAAAATAATCTATCCCGTTATAGAAGCCAAGATTCCCCATGACTCTGAGATCAACTCAGCCAGCTTCAGCCCTGATAGTCGCCGGGTGGTGACCGCCGGTGACGATTGTACTGCGAAAATCTATGGCCATAAGGCCGATGGATCGTGGGAAGAAGAGGCCATTATTCGCCACAATGGTCCGGTCAAATCAGCCAGCTTCAGCCACGATAGCTGTCGTGTAGTTACTGCCAGTGAGGATCACAGGGCGAAAATCTTAGGCCAAAAGGACGATGGATCATGGACAGAAGAGCTCACCGTTCAACACATTGGTAAGGTCAACTCAGCCAGCTTCAGCACTGATAGCCACCATATGGTGACTGCCAGTGAAGATGGTACGGCAATAATCTTTGGCCAAAAGGACGACAGGCCATGGGAAACAGAAGTCACCATTAGCCACAATGGTCCGATCCAATCAGCCAACTTCAGCCCCGATGGTAGCCATGTGGTGACTTTCGGTAAAGATAACCTGGTAAAAATCATTGGCAGGTCGGCCAATGGAGCATGGCAAGAAAAAGCCATCATTGCCCATGACTACACGGTCAACTCAGCTACCTTCAGCACCGACAGCCGCCGTATGGTGACCGCCAGTGGCGATGGTACGGCAATAATCTGTGGCCAACAGGACGATGGATCATGGGAAAGAGAATTGACCATTAGCCATATCGACAGCGATGGTCCGATCCAATCAGCCGAGTTCAGCCCCGATGGCCGCCACGTGATGACTGTTGGCAGGGATGGCCTGGTTAAAATCTATGGCAGGCAGGACAATGGATTATGGCTAAAGAAAGCCATCATTGCCCATAAATATCGTATCAACTCAGCCACCTTCAGCGCCGATGGATGCCATTTGGTGACCGCCAGTTCCGATAATACGGCAAAAATCTATGGCGAAAAGACCGATGCAGCATGGGAAGAAGAAATAACTATCTGCCACAACCATTCAGTCTTATCAGCCACTTTCAGCCCCGATAGCCGACATGTGGTGACTGCCAGCAGAGGCGGGACGGCAAAAATTCATAGCCACAATAATAATGGATCATGGGAAGAAAAGACCACCATCCTTCATGAAGGCTGGGTTCGTTCAGCCACCTTCAGCGCCAATAACCGCTTTGCGGTGACCGCGAGTATCGATAGGAAGGCGAAAATCTATAGCCTGAAAGACGATGCATCATGGCAAAAAGAAATCACTATCTGCAACCATGGTGCGGTATTCTTGGCCAACTTCAGTGCCGATAGCCGCTTTCTGGTGACCACCAGTTGTATTTCAGATATTGGTCGTTATCGGGAGACTGCGGTAATCACTGAACTCTGGAAGGACGAATGA
- a CDS encoding RING finger domain-containing protein: MQFYRTFIAFMAFVLSLPAIVVVPPGYSYTLIDRHNPDGHEVRILTLLAYSDNLTDSGLETSQTRNSTQTLAGGKLAGIDDFPGSGSGGFSCPASESFQWQLGCFKPWLERTVLKTNHNGGLKASNGDGQPSGSAPDPEPKDENNQHQKEAREEPQDHENQSPGEGHDGNGNGKNRKNDDGEVTKSNASTQDLQALANQLIAIIESGDPSAIFKLRKILDELDMPQRLQVLETKSTNSRGASVTPLETVLELQRSLEQNSLRNPFIEQLIEATSDKKQTLNDLDTLPALQTIIPPDPAIPEAGDNNLMILYKIVQDIIHRVNQPGQEPPPGHFEKRCFTEYFVQLLMTYSNPLKLIRYLSEQISDLAIRIDIITVAQSFTFPASFADTLAHFHQHPAFHELQHFVNEHLIQLRTAPSPREPVMSSTPQVNSCQSTSGTGYSQQGARPKQPALTHQANVPRQKRLKKRRSHGDHSTRLASTSSFVGADRAMAVPGKKTMDDYMNINAFRDNAFKVEKVKHAQITDNKCPICCKRFSRTARLVKTPCHHIFHVHCLNLWLQKGLPDLSVKTCPVCRSELNDLREKLNDFISLLKKYGNCHSLDSANRAVKEWNVTETCYEALYHFVQLCRHNSQGPDDSQFVNILRKIIHPVTKANIPHDLEINSASFSPDSCRVMTASDDCTAKIYGYKADGSWEEETTIRHNGPVKSASFSNDNCRVITASTDHKTKIFGQKDDGSWEEERSVQHTGKINSATFSADSHHVVTASEDGTAIIFGQKNSRQWELEVTIRHNGPIQSATFSPDSGHMVTVGKDNVVKITGRLANGLWKIKTIITHDDAVNSATFSADSHHIVTASDDATAIIYGQQDDGSWEKELTISHIDSDGPIQSAGFSPDSRHVMTVGRDNLVKIYGRQDNGPWVKKVIIAHEDRINSATFSADGCHLVTASDDSTAKIYGEKTDASWAEEMTICHYHKILSAIFTPNSRRVVTTSIDRATKEHSLDDNGSWKEENTTLYKDWVCCPSATLSTDSRFAATFTIDRKTKIHTLEGDASSKKEISTRHSGTILSANFSANSRFLVTTHYISYGRHHTAKITELWKEE; the protein is encoded by the coding sequence GTGCAGTTTTACCGCACATTTATAGCTTTCATGGCGTTTGTCCTCTCATTACCAGCTATTGTGGTTGTGCCACCGGGCTACTCCTATACCCTCATTGACCGGCATAATCCCGATGGGCACGAGGTTCGGATTCTGACCCTTCTGGCCTATTCCGACAACCTGACTGACAGTGGACTGGAAACCAGCCAAACCCGCAATAGCACACAGACATTGGCAGGAGGCAAGCTCGCTGGCATCGACGATTTTCCCGGTAGCGGGAGTGGCGGCTTCTCCTGCCCCGCCAGCGAAAGCTTCCAATGGCAGCTTGGTTGTTTCAAACCATGGCTTGAGCGAACGGTCTTGAAGACAAATCATAACGGTGGCCTGAAGGCAAGTAACGGTGATGGGCAGCCTTCTGGCAGCGCACCCGATCCAGAGCCAAAGGACGAAAATAACCAGCATCAAAAGGAAGCAAGAGAAGAACCTCAAGATCACGAAAACCAATCACCGGGTGAAGGCCATGATGGCAATGGGAACGGCAAAAACAGAAAAAACGACGATGGAGAGGTGACTAAAAGTAATGCTTCGACTCAAGACCTTCAGGCACTTGCAAACCAGCTTATAGCCATCATTGAAAGCGGCGACCCCAGTGCCATTTTCAAGCTAAGGAAAATACTGGATGAGCTGGACATGCCTCAGCGTTTGCAGGTTCTGGAAACAAAGAGCACTAACAGCAGGGGTGCTAGTGTCACTCCTCTTGAGACGGTACTGGAACTGCAGCGTTCTCTCGAACAGAATTCATTGCGCAATCCATTTATCGAACAGCTGATAGAAGCCACAAGCGATAAAAAACAGACTTTGAATGACCTTGACACTCTGCCTGCACTCCAAACAATAATTCCACCGGACCCGGCAATACCCGAAGCGGGTGACAATAACCTGATGATTTTGTATAAGATTGTTCAGGACATAATCCACAGGGTTAATCAACCTGGCCAAGAGCCACCTCCAGGACACTTTGAAAAACGTTGCTTTACTGAATACTTCGTCCAATTATTAATGACCTATTCCAACCCACTTAAACTTATTCGCTATCTGTCAGAACAAATATCAGATTTAGCCATAAGGATTGACATTATAACCGTTGCACAATCATTTACATTTCCTGCCTCTTTTGCAGATACCCTTGCACATTTTCATCAACACCCGGCATTTCATGAATTACAGCATTTCGTAAATGAACACTTAATTCAGCTGCGTACAGCCCCTTCACCCCGTGAGCCAGTAATGAGTTCCACCCCACAAGTTAATAGCTGCCAAAGTACCTCTGGTACTGGATACTCACAGCAGGGAGCAAGGCCAAAGCAACCCGCCCTTACTCATCAGGCAAATGTGCCGCGCCAAAAACGATTAAAGAAAAGACGATCACACGGTGATCATTCAACTCGTCTGGCAAGTACATCATCTTTTGTCGGTGCGGATAGAGCCATGGCTGTGCCTGGTAAGAAAACAATGGATGATTATATGAATATCAATGCCTTTCGCGATAATGCATTTAAAGTGGAGAAGGTGAAACATGCACAAATTACTGATAATAAGTGCCCAATATGTTGTAAGCGCTTTTCACGCACAGCAAGATTAGTGAAAACGCCATGTCATCACATTTTTCATGTGCATTGTTTAAATCTGTGGCTGCAAAAAGGGCTACCTGATCTTTCAGTTAAAACTTGTCCTGTATGTCGATCAGAATTAAATGACTTAAGAGAAAAACTTAACGACTTTATCAGTCTATTGAAAAAATACGGCAATTGTCATTCGTTAGACAGTGCAAATAGAGCCGTTAAGGAATGGAATGTAACAGAAACATGCTATGAAGCCTTATACCATTTTGTGCAACTTTGCAGGCACAACAGTCAGGGTCCAGATGACTCACAGTTCGTCAATATTTTGAGAAAAATAATTCATCCCGTTACAAAAGCCAACATTCCCCATGACCTTGAGATCAACTCAGCCTCCTTCAGCCCTGATAGCTGCCGGGTGATGACCGCCAGTGACGATTGTACCGCGAAAATCTACGGCTATAAGGCCGATGGATCATGGGAAGAAGAGACCACTATCCGCCACAATGGCCCGGTCAAATCAGCCAGCTTCAGCAACGACAACTGTCGCGTAATAACTGCCAGCACAGATCACAAGACGAAAATCTTTGGCCAGAAGGACGATGGATCATGGGAAGAAGAACGCAGCGTTCAACATACTGGTAAGATCAACTCAGCCACCTTCAGCGCTGATAGCCACCATGTAGTGACTGCCAGTGAAGATGGTACGGCAATAATCTTTGGCCAAAAAAACAGCAGACAATGGGAACTGGAAGTCACCATTAGACACAATGGTCCGATCCAATCAGCCACCTTCAGCCCCGATAGTGGCCATATGGTGACTGTCGGTAAAGATAACGTGGTAAAAATCACTGGCAGGTTGGCCAATGGATTATGGAAAATAAAAACCATCATTACCCATGATGACGCTGTCAACTCAGCTACCTTCAGCGCTGATAGCCACCATATAGTCACTGCCAGTGACGATGCTACGGCAATAATCTATGGCCAACAGGACGATGGCTCATGGGAAAAAGAATTGACCATTAGCCATATCGACAGCGATGGTCCGATCCAATCAGCCGGGTTTAGCCCCGATAGCCGCCATGTGATGACTGTTGGCAGGGATAACCTGGTTAAAATCTATGGCAGGCAGGACAATGGACCATGGGTAAAAAAGGTCATTATTGCCCATGAAGATCGGATCAACTCAGCTACCTTCAGCGCCGATGGATGCCATTTGGTGACGGCCAGTGACGATAGTACTGCGAAAATCTATGGCGAAAAGACCGATGCATCATGGGCAGAAGAAATGACTATCTGCCACTACCATAAGATCCTCTCAGCCATCTTCACCCCCAATAGCAGACGTGTGGTAACCACCAGTATCGACAGGGCGACAAAAGAGCATAGCCTGGATGACAATGGATCATGGAAAGAAGAAAACACTACCCTTTATAAAGATTGGGTCTGTTGCCCTTCAGCCACCTTAAGCACCGATAGCCGCTTTGCGGCGACCTTCACTATCGACAGGAAGACGAAAATCCATACCCTGGAGGGCGATGCATCATCGAAAAAAGAAATCTCTACCCGTCACAGTGGTACGATACTCTCAGCCAACTTCAGCGCCAATAGCCGTTTTCTGGTGACCACCCATTACATATCATATGGTCGCCACCACACTGCAAAAATCACTGAACTGTGGAAGGAAGAATGA
- a CDS encoding RING finger domain-containing protein produces MSEYFCAKCKHFTGMNKTPFHCDKCGICRTHKEESFHCDVCNVCLDTGLLGNHKCRENSGHDECCICLEDAFSGCQILPCSHKIHKECAIELVKNGIRTCPVCRTPLFTQLVENNH; encoded by the coding sequence ATGTCGGAATATTTCTGTGCAAAATGCAAACACTTCACCGGTATGAATAAAACACCGTTCCACTGCGATAAATGCGGCATTTGCCGAACACACAAGGAAGAGAGCTTTCACTGCGATGTTTGCAATGTCTGTCTGGATACAGGGTTACTAGGCAATCACAAATGCCGGGAAAACTCAGGCCACGATGAGTGCTGCATTTGCCTGGAAGATGCCTTCAGCGGCTGCCAGATACTGCCCTGCTCCCATAAAATTCATAAGGAATGCGCCATTGAGTTGGTTAAAAATGGGATAAGAACCTGCCCTGTTTGCAGAACCCCTCTATTCACTCAGTTAGTTGAAAATAACCATTGA